TATATATCCAATTACATGCTGGTATCTCCTTATTGAGAACCCAACGTATCTGGAAATTATTTCATTCTCCCTGTCCTTCAAATTGGTAAGTCTTCAGTATTCACCAACTCTGTTGTTGACACAATCCACTCAGCCATTCAAGCTAAAATACTGGCGTCAGCTTAGATTCTtccattccttcttcctttccatattCAACCAATCCCCCAATTTTGCTACTTTTACCTAATTATTTGCATCTATCCCCAATTCTATTCTTGTTACCAATGCCATAACTTAAacctcataatttctttttttaaatttatttttactttttaattttttaattttatttttaaatttttaaaaacatgtatttttatccccaggggcataatttcttttgcttttttttttttttaagatttttatttatttattcgacagagagagatcacaagtaggcagagaagaaggcagagagagagggggaagcagactccctgccgtgcagagagcccgatgtggggctcgattccagggccctgagatcatgacccgagccgaaggcagaggcttaacccactcagccacccaggcacccctaaacctcATAATTTCTTAACTAATTCAATGGCcttctcatttatttccacattCAATTTTTACCTAAAATACCAACTGAACTAAATCACTCTCTTGCTTAgagccctctgctcctcttccatTATCTAAAAATTGCCTAACTCTTTGAACACTGTCAAGGCCTTTATGTGGTTCAGCCCTTGCCTAACTCTCTAGGCCCATTCTGAATTCACTTCATGCTCCAGgaatacaaaattatttgtaGCTCCTTGACATAACACAATTCAAGATTCTTTGCAtattccatgctgttttctttccgttctcttttttttcttcctctattttttaaaaaaagatttatttatttgacagagatcacaagtaggcagagaggcaggcagagagagggggaagcagattccccactgatctCTCTCTATTCTTAAGCTATCTCCACACCTGACATGGTGGgcatgaactcacaaccctgaaatcaagagttgcatgctctactgactgagctagtcaAGTGGCCCCCGTACTATTTTCTGAACCTGGAATGCTCAATATTTTCATCATGCTTTTTATGtactatttaagaaataatttgatTATCCAATGTTATAAGACAATAAACCAtggtattttctaaaagattattattttacctttaacTTTTAGGTCCACAATctatttagaggtttttttttttgttgtttttttgttttgcttttatttttagtatgaGTAGGcatcaaggttttttgttttccacataGACATTCAGTTGATCCAGCAACGTTTATCAAAGCATCCATTGTTTTCTCCACATTAGTACAGTGTCACCTTTGCATAAATAAAACATTCGCAAGAGTTCTATTTAGTTCCACTGGTCTACTTTCTAACACCTGGTACTATAAATTCTCCAACTTTGCTCTTCCTCCAGATTGTCTTGGCTGTTCTTGATCTTCtgaatttccatttaaattttagcttgtcaaatgacacacacacaatctGCTGGGATGCTAATAAGGATTAGACTAAATCCACTGATCAACTGGGAGACCGACAATTTTACAATATCgaattttccaatccatgagcatactGCATCTGACCAGTTATTTGgatcttctctaatttctttgaaaaatataattttcagtaTAGTGTCCTAATACACCTTTCAttaagatttattcctaggtgccATGTGTTAGATGGTGCCCCCAAAATAtcaggtcctaatccctggaacctataAATGTCACCCTATTTGGAAGAAGGGTCTCTggagatgtgattaagttaaggctCTTGAGACAAGGAGATAATCCTAGATTATCCAGATGGATCATAATGCTATCAGTGTCTTTATATAATAGAGGAAGGGGAAAATTCAtgacacacacagaagagaaggCAATGTGAAGATGGAGACCGAGATCGGGTGATGCAGCTTCAAACCAAGAAATGCTAGCAGACACCAGAAATGGGAAAAGGcagggaacagattctccctaAAGCCTCTGTAGCGAGTGTAGCCCTGttgacactttgatttcagacttctggtgtCCAGAAGTAtgacagtttattttattttattttattttattttattttttgacagtttattttaaaccacttgactttgtgataatttgttacagctaTCATAGAAAGCTAATACACTAGATATTTGATATTTCTGATGCATTCATTCATATGTTATCagtttcaaaaattcattttctaattgtttagtgctagtattttaaaacataattgctCTTTATATACTGACTATATCCAGCAACTTGCTAAATTCAGTATTAATACTAAAGGTTTAtagattataattatatatacagcCTATCATTTTTCTCCAGTtaacaaattaatttctttccaaTCCTTATACattgtggggggcacctgggtggctcagccaggtaaGTGTCTATctttagctcatgatctcagggtcctggaatcaagactgaagtcaggttccctgctcagtgaagagtctgcttttctctctccctctgcccctcccccaaactcatgctctttctctggctctctcaaataaattaaaaacaaaacaaatcaaaacaaaacaatccttgtaaatttttttccttgccttttttttttttgctgggatATCCAGTACAATAGTGAAGCTTTTCCTCTGATATCTTTTGATATTAGAACTATGAGATATATCTATTCCAAATTTAAACTGCaatgaaaacagtaagaaatttttttaatacagtaaaaaagcagtcaaacaaacaaaatattgtttGTTAACAAATCCAGAGACCTTTTCTTAAACCCTTCTCATGATTCTTCATCATTGgacattattaattctttcttaaagctttcttcttccttgacCAGATTCATTTCCTCTAACCCCTTATTGACATCCGCAGAATTTTCTTCTTAGGCTTTTCCTAATTTCATACTGATCTTATTAACTGTTGGGAAATCATTTTAAGGCCTTATTCTTTTTCAGAAGCAGGTCAGCTTCAGGTGTTCTCCTTTTCTTTGgggcaaaacagaaagaaaagcccCCATCCCTGAGGTTCTTCTCCCACGAGTGGAATGCGTTCTGTCCCCTTTGTTGTACTCGAGAGAAGTGTGGAATCTTCTTTAAGGGTTTTACTAATCATTAGAAATAAGTACAAAAGTCCCCAAATTAAAACGTTTTAATCCTTGATCTATAAGCAGAAATTCCTTTCAATAGAAAAGAGGCTGAAAGTGTTGCAAAGTTGAGGAGTTAGAAAGCATGCTGGCCAAAGGGAATCAGAGCGACATTTACTTTTCATGAATTCACTTAGTTCATGGTCGGGCCTTTGCATTACAGGACCAGAGATGCTGAATCATGTTCTTTGGAAGTTTgcgtataaaaataaaaacaccaggCTGCAGCGTCAGAGCCGGCCTTCGCTCGCTCACTTCTCGGTGTCTACACCCGGTGGCCGTGCGGGCCAGAAGCGGTCCCGAAGAGTCAGACGCGGAGGGGAAGCAGGTGTGCAGGTCTAAGTGTCGCGGCGGTGCACTCTCGGCGAGAatcgggaggaggaggagactgcAAGGACAGGCCCAGGGGCAATGGCGTCCAAAGAGGAACAAGCAGTAAAAAATCTCAACGTGGAGAATGccaaacaggaaaatgaaaaaaaggatgaaaaggagCAAGCTGCTAATAAAGGAGAGCCTTTGGCCCTCCCTTTGGAAGCTGGTGAATATTGTATGCCTAGAGTAAATCGTAGGCGGTTCCGTGTTAGGCAACCCATCCAGCAGTATAGATGGGACATGATTCAGAGGCTTGGAGAACCACAGGGAAGAACGAGAGAGGAGAATATGGAAAGGATTGGGGAGGAGGTGAGACAGCTGATGGAAAAGCTGAGGGAAAAGCAGTTGTTCAGTCATAGTCTGCGGGCAGTTAGCACCGACCTCCTCACCATGACCATCATGATGAGTTTTGCTTTATGCCTTGAATCCTGATGTTTTTCCTGAAGTTAATAGGAAGACACACCTTCCTAAAGTTAATGTTCTCAGTGTACCTTTATTGTCAACCTTTTGGTGTTGTTACATGTTTCTTGTGGGTCTCCTATGACCAACTTCTAACTGAATGTTGTATTTTGACCCAAAATGTAAGATTCTGTCAGCAAGGGAGTTTTACCCTATTGCATGGCAAGATGTTCAGTATATATTGTGAAGTTAATAAagcagtttaaaagaaaaaaaaaattaaaaaaaaaaataaaaacaccagtgTATTCatttacaatgaaaatgaaatggcTACTAATTTCATTTGCCCAGGATATTCTCTCAGTGTAGAAAAActatacaggaattaaaataatatccAGAACTGTATttgttgagagaaagagaagaataaaaggtTTAGTTGTATGATCTAAGTTGTAAGTTGTATGATCTATTTCCACTATCAGAACAAGATAGGTGTTTTGAACCTGCTCAGGAAACTTTCCCCTTTAGACAGGGAGCCTGCCAAATATTTACTTcccaggcttttttttcccccccggcTCAATTCCTGATTGAGACATTCCTGCTTTAGGTGAAGTCTTGCTCTGGCCAGAGATgcttatttctgctttgatccaCTCCGCACTGACCTGTAAGAGTTACTCAGGACAGCCTTTAAGTGTTTGGAGAATACCTTACCTCTGGACCACAAATACTGCTCTTCATTCATTTGCATACTAGATGTTCACGGGAAGTCCTCAATTCTTACTGCtgagcaaaaacaataaataaataatgaatgaacgaacgaagaaagaaacagaaaatcataaaTAGCTCCCAGTGCCAGAACAGAGCAGATATCCTCACATCGGGTGAAGGAAATATGCAGTTCCCTATTCCTTCTGCCTAACGCAATTCAGAAAAGCATTACAGAGCACGGAGCCTGCCAGGCTGGAAACTCTGCCAGAATGCAGCTCTTGCCTCACCTCCACTAGGCGACTCCgccctccctccagctctgctccAAGCCCTGACCACAAGTCAGTGAGGACTGAGTAAGCACCAGTCCACAAGGCCCCGGTCGTAATTTTATTTCACCAGTGACAACACCCACTTTCTAACTAATAAAACAGTAGAGacgaaaaatggataaaaataaagcaaaggtgagaagagaaaactgaagaaagcTTTTTAACAAGACACCTTTTAGCAAAATACAGCTGCAATGCTAGCACTGGAAACTCATCTCGGCACCCTCAGTCTCTCTCGGGAGTCAGGCCCCAGATCTGGGATTCAGACACCAGAACTGCAGCGTCCAGATACACAAGACCGCGTCTGCTACTCTGGGCTTGGAGCTCTAAGGGTGGCCCGCCACCCAGTCCAGCTCCCGGGCGGGAACGGGCGCAACACCAGCTCGTCGCGGCTGGAGGAGCCGCAAAAACGAGCAGCAAACCGCCGCGCTCCCGCCGAGACCCTCCCGGCCGCCCCGACCCGCAACCGccgaggagagagagggagagacacaggctGTTCTCCCGACTCCGGCGCCTCGGATCGCGCCGGCCCTTTCTCAGGCTGGGCGCGTTCCTTCCGCCCAGAGGGCAAAGAGCCCCACGCCCTGTTGTCCGCCTCCGCCCGCGCGCTACAGCGCCCCCTAGGAAGGAAGCCGGAGAGGCGGCGGCTTCTCTGCGGCGATTTTATTAGCTCGGTTGGGGTTGCCGGGGCTGCCGGCGAGCGGGgcttccccgcccctccccctcttcccctccgcCTCCCCCTCCTTGCCCCTCCCCGCCCGGCGGCCGGAACCTCCCTGCGGGGCGGAGTGATACCGGCGGCGGCGTAGAGCGCGGCGCGGCCGACAGGGGCGCCCGGGACTGCGCGGGGCTagcggagggaggaggggagagaggcggggccggggcgggttGTTGTGAGGCGACTGCGCTACTGCCCGACCGGGGCGGTTATGGCGGCTCCATATTaacaccctcctcctcctccgctgccccgtctcctcctcctcctctccctcccgccCGCACTCGTAAGCCATCTCCCCCTTCACCCTGACGCCTACCGCTTCCCCTcacctttccccctcccctcttctaCCATGCCCGGCATGATGGAGAAAGGGCCCGAGTTACTGGGGAAGAATCGATCGGCCAACGGCAGCGCCAAGAGCCCGgcgggcggcggctgcggcggcggcgccTCATCCACCAACGGCGGGCTGCACTACTCCGAGCCCGAGAGCGGCTGCAGTAGCGACGACGAGCACGGTGGTAGCCTCGAACTCCTCCCCGCCAGCCCGCcggcccccctccctcctcccctcccccagccccctcccctcgccgcgctcccgccctccctcccctcgGAGCCCGGGCGCTGCGGTAGCCTCGAACTCCCGGTGCAGTGCAGCAGCACCCCCCGCGACCCCCGTCCCTCCGCCCCTCGACCAATCCtccgccctgccccccccccgctccccgcccccatccGCTGCCATCTCCCGGAGTGCCCGAGTTAATATCTTCCCATCCACCCGCcgcttctttcctccctccagcagattttatattttattaagtgtcttttcctttttctttttttcttcttttcttcttcttcttcttcttttttttcccccctctttcctctctctctctctcctttttctttttggcattgCTTTGCAGATGTTGGGATGAGAGTCGGAGCTGAATACCAAGCTCGGATCCCTGAATTTGATCCAGGTAGATATATTTGCTTAAGCAAAATCCTGTCTCCCCTTTTCTGGGAATGGTTTAGGGTGGAAGGGGTAGAGGGGCTGCCGAGGTAGGGGTCACGGTGTGCGGTTGGGCGGGGATGCGGGGTTGGGATGGGCAGGCATCTGGCGGGGAGGCTGTCAGGCTTGGCAGGGCTGTGACACAGGGTGTGTGGGCAGATGTGTGCATTGCAAGGTTAACATGGTTCCTTCAGAGGCCACTGGCCCGCTGGTGGCATCGCCTTTCTGTCCCCATGAGCCTGGGGCGAGgttgggagagcagagggaggcgGCCCTTGGCGGATTCGAGGGTGTGAGGCTGGGGAAGGAGCGGCTGTTGGGCCgaggctggaggagagggtgTGCAGGCTGCTTGTGGAAGAACCATGCAAATGTCAGTTGCCACACCGCCGGCCCCCGGAGAGCGGAGGGCCGCGCTCAGTAAGGGCGGCGGATGCCGGGGCTGCTGTCATCGGCCGAAGCTGAGGGCGAACCTTGGCCGACCTGCTCGAACacgggattttcttttttctttctttttagctaGGTGGTGTAGCTTTGGTCGCTACGGCTCTGCGAGTGTAGGAGCCGCGGAGAGAAAGGGatggggaaagggggtggggagaagccagAGGCACACCTCGCCCTCCAGGCAGCCCTAGGAAGTCAGACCACAGGACAGTGGCAGCAGCTGCCAAGGAGACATTTTCTCCCCGAGCAGCCAGGTTCCAGCGTCCTCTGCTAACCCAGCTTGCGGGCTCCCTGTCTACTTTTCTCCAAACAGGCTCTCTGGCGGTCAGGGGATTTCAGCCTGGACGGGGATTGGGCGAGAGTTCCGCATATGGAGGCGCCCTTGCTGGAGCCTCCCGGAGTGGAGCGtgttccttctccccaccccagaccctcTTCAGTTCAGGCTTTGGATAGACTTTGAaggagctccttttttttttttttttttaacccctttctCCCTTACAGTTGGTCAGTTTCTTGCCCCCTGTCCCCTTATAATAACATTGTGTCGGGCTTTTGAATTCTGTATTAGATATTAATAGGGCTTAATTGTGGTTtttggtgggagaggggagggatagCGTCTTTACTTCGTTATAGGGTATGGGTGGGTATTGTTCATCCCCTGCCCATTACCACAATGCAGAAGCGTTTTAGGTAACATATCCTCCTGTCCTGAGGGGGAGGGTAAAATAATGAGTGTTGAAAGGATTGTTAGTGCAGTCTGTTTTTCAGTAGGTAAAACCAGTGATTCGAGTGCTCACTGGGTATGGGTTGCCTTCCAAACGACATAGCTGttagtatattttattcaaaagctATCAAGTGTGTGTACTGGTggtcttcaaataattttaaatggtttGTGAAACTAATTTTGTTTATTGATGTAGCTAGTAGGTGAATAACACTTTCGCATTACAAGGTATTAACTTGTTACTTGGAAAAAGCATGCTTTGGCTTAAAATAGACTGAATTCagttcccaggtattttatttttgtgctctGAGCAAGTTAGTGACCTTCCCTGATCCTTAGTTTCCCTAgctgtaaaatggacataaaaaaATGCTTCATGGAATTCTTATCAGAAATACCTGATTGGCATATGGTGGTTATTCAGTAAAAATCAAATTTGATAATTACGAACGATTCTGcatacatttatatctttatgaCTTGGGGCATTTATTGGTACTTTGCTTTTTTGGGAAATAATAAACTgacttaaaaattagaattcaacAACCAGAACTATTTCGTAAGTTAATAAACATATCTGTTTTTTTGCTCCATTAGATAGATTTATATTTCATAGACAGCTGTACACAGTTGATTGGGAGGTCTTATGTTTAAAAACCAGACTTTTTGCTGGAACAAATTTATATATGCCTTGGTCTAGATCACtgtaaaggttttttgttttgttttgttttcatttcacgatagagaataaagttcaaaatttgaaaaataattcattaaaagtgCAGAACACTTAAGGTAGTTTCACATGGCCACTATTTGAATTATCCAGTTTACttgatcatcattttttttttattactttaagcCTAAGCAgaatatttgtggaaaaaaaaatcactgcattattacatttttaaaagtcatttcaaGTTATTTACACAGATTATAATTGACACTTTCTATT
The window above is part of the Mustela erminea isolate mMusErm1 chromosome 17, mMusErm1.Pri, whole genome shotgun sequence genome. Proteins encoded here:
- the LOC116576065 gene encoding LOW QUALITY PROTEIN: protein BEX1-like (The sequence of the model RefSeq protein was modified relative to this genomic sequence to represent the inferred CDS: inserted 1 base in 1 codon), producing the protein MASKEEQAVKNLNVENAKQENEKKDEKEQAANKGEPLALPLEAGEYCMPRVNRRRFRVRQPIQQYRWDMIQRLGEPQGRTREENMERIGEEVRQLMEKLREKQLFSHSLRAVSTXPPHHDHHDEFCFMP